In one window of Thermodesulfobacteriota bacterium DNA:
- a CDS encoding chemotaxis protein CheW, with the protein MDTASVSGPRQYLTFMLEDEVFALEISQVKEILDLTYITKVPRMPEFMRGVINLRGNVVPVLDLRLKLGLSEKDNSKDTCIIIVEVAHEGAQTVIGALADSVREVICLEPAQIEPPPRVGMTVDATIIKGMGKLDQEFVIILDSGRVFTAEKIEATHVMQEALQHGPGEVAVLSV; encoded by the coding sequence ATGGACACTGCATCCGTTTCCGGACCGAGACAGTACCTTACCTTCATGCTTGAGGACGAGGTCTTCGCGCTCGAGATCTCGCAAGTAAAAGAGATCCTCGACCTCACATATATCACGAAGGTTCCGCGCATGCCGGAATTCATGAGGGGGGTCATCAACCTAAGGGGGAATGTCGTCCCGGTATTGGACCTCAGGCTCAAACTTGGCCTCTCCGAGAAAGACAACAGCAAGGACACGTGCATAATCATAGTCGAGGTCGCGCATGAGGGCGCTCAAACTGTAATAGGAGCGTTGGCGGATTCGGTCCGGGAGGTGATCTGCCTTGAACCAGCTCAGATAGAGCCCCCTCCCAGGGTTGGTATGACCGTGGACGCGACGATTATCAAAGGAATGGGGAAGCTGGACCAGGAGTTCGTAATCATATTGGATTCCGGCCGCGTTTTCACGGCTGAAAAGATAGAAGCCACCCATGTGATGCAGGAAGCCCTTCAGCACGGGCCTGGAGAGGTGGCCGTGCTGAGCGTTTAG
- a CDS encoding bacteriohemerythrin: MTIEWNDSYMVGLDILDSQHKELVERIRVLLEAMRQGRGDVATILGVLEGYAIEHFDTEERLMSSKPEIDFSKHKEQHYFFRRAMTNLMDKYSSRGESAKLALNLQQNLWQWLGSHMMITDKKFAKILRGKESAQMIQLSA, from the coding sequence ATGACGATAGAATGGAACGACTCATACATGGTGGGCTTGGATATCTTGGACTCGCAGCACAAGGAGCTGGTCGAAAGGATAAGGGTTCTGCTCGAAGCTATGCGACAGGGAAGGGGCGACGTGGCAACCATTTTGGGGGTTCTCGAAGGATATGCGATAGAGCACTTCGACACGGAGGAGCGGCTTATGTCATCAAAGCCTGAAATCGATTTCAGCAAGCATAAAGAGCAGCACTATTTTTTCAGGCGGGCCATGACCAACTTGATGGATAAATATAGCTCTCGCGGCGAATCAGCCAAACTGGCCCTAAACCTGCAACAGAACCTATGGCAATGGCTCGGAAGTCATATGATGATAACAGACAAAAAGTTTGCAAAAATATTGCGCGGGAAAGAATCTGCGCAGATGATTCAGCTATCCGCGTAA